One region of Neorhodopirellula lusitana genomic DNA includes:
- a CDS encoding pre-peptidase C-terminal domain-containing protein: protein MNLQLVRDRMRNHIFVQSALSLMLAISMAGPALAAFPQVLYHHPLGATRGGEATVVLKGSRLGDARQILFDDPGIEVLELKPTDEKSVELKIKTEKDLAPGRYPFRLVTASGVSNLRFLSIGTMPMVMEKEPNNQFDAPQPIPMDCTIEGNVDREDIDYFQVELKAGQRLTVEVEGLRHRWGLNNRDILDPHIAILNEKRFEVASCDDSPLFQQDGVCSFTPEEAGKYVVAIRDSSFGGQKNVCGYRLHVGSFPRPTTIVPAAGMQGDVLNASIIDVDGSVRDVSLQLPTGLIDSDSTSEQGTREWSVISEDDHGVSPTPNWIRVGNLPIVHEVEPNNNHRDAPKCEIPAVLCGVLGEANDFDCFSFECKKGKAYRVQLYARETLRSPLDGVVNVFGPDGKTIKSADDVGGSPDGFLTFSAGVDGFHTVRVYDHLRTGGPLHNYSIEVTHQVPNFKLDLKELRRDEAAIVPVPIGGHGAMVLRATRDGFNEEIEFEIEGLPEGVTAQTFPMPKGRVEIPVVFSASGDAKLNGALFDVTGRGKLGDREVTGNLQQNHKIVLGQNRRAMLQQLTDRAALAVCEAMPFDVELVQPKTPILRRGDKELLVKIQRHEGFDSTVSIKTLYTPPGIAVNNSRKIEKGKTEVIVPVTANANAALGAWPIVMQISYATKRGAATVTTAPIMLDVEMPVFNFSFPRTAAETGTEISLTVGVEKQRDIEGDLEIELVGLPNGVTSPEPIQKATLSDTAVTFPLVIDAKAKTGTHKTLVVRTRVTRDGESFMQTDGQGELRIDKPLPKKEPKAKEKKAEKKPVAKPKAKAAPKPLSRLEQLRQQKEAS from the coding sequence GTGAATTTGCAACTCGTGAGGGATCGGATGCGAAATCATATCTTCGTTCAGTCTGCACTGTCGTTGATGTTGGCGATTTCAATGGCGGGGCCCGCTTTGGCTGCCTTCCCGCAGGTTCTTTACCATCACCCGCTTGGTGCGACGCGGGGTGGTGAGGCGACCGTGGTCTTAAAGGGCAGCCGACTCGGTGATGCTCGTCAGATCTTGTTCGATGATCCTGGCATCGAGGTGCTGGAACTCAAACCGACCGATGAGAAATCGGTTGAGTTGAAGATCAAGACGGAAAAGGATCTGGCACCGGGGCGTTATCCGTTTCGGTTGGTGACGGCGAGTGGAGTTTCGAACTTGCGGTTCTTAAGTATTGGCACGATGCCGATGGTGATGGAAAAGGAACCCAACAACCAATTCGATGCTCCGCAGCCAATCCCCATGGATTGCACCATTGAAGGAAATGTCGATCGTGAAGACATCGACTACTTCCAAGTTGAGTTGAAAGCGGGGCAGCGTTTGACGGTGGAGGTTGAAGGCTTGCGGCACCGATGGGGGCTCAACAATCGAGACATACTCGACCCGCATATTGCGATCCTGAACGAGAAACGTTTTGAAGTGGCCAGTTGCGATGACTCGCCGCTCTTTCAGCAAGACGGTGTTTGTTCATTCACGCCGGAAGAGGCAGGCAAGTATGTTGTGGCGATCCGTGACAGTTCGTTCGGCGGACAAAAGAATGTCTGTGGTTACCGTCTGCACGTAGGCTCATTCCCTCGTCCGACCACAATCGTTCCTGCCGCTGGGATGCAAGGTGACGTTTTGAACGCCAGTATTATTGACGTTGATGGGTCGGTGCGTGATGTGTCTTTACAGTTGCCAACGGGGCTCATTGACTCGGACTCCACAAGCGAACAAGGCACTCGAGAATGGTCGGTAATCAGCGAAGACGATCATGGTGTTTCGCCAACGCCCAACTGGATTCGGGTTGGCAACTTGCCAATCGTGCACGAAGTCGAGCCCAATAACAATCATCGCGACGCACCGAAGTGTGAGATTCCAGCGGTCCTTTGCGGGGTTCTTGGCGAAGCGAATGATTTCGATTGTTTCAGCTTCGAGTGTAAGAAGGGAAAAGCGTATCGCGTGCAGTTGTATGCTCGTGAAACTTTGCGATCACCTCTCGACGGTGTTGTGAACGTCTTTGGTCCCGACGGAAAGACGATTAAGTCTGCCGACGATGTGGGCGGCAGCCCCGATGGTTTCCTGACGTTTTCAGCGGGCGTGGATGGTTTTCATACGGTTCGAGTTTACGACCATTTGCGTACGGGTGGGCCACTTCACAATTACTCGATCGAGGTCACTCACCAAGTACCAAATTTCAAGCTGGACTTAAAGGAGCTTCGTCGTGATGAGGCGGCCATTGTGCCGGTGCCGATTGGTGGTCACGGGGCAATGGTCTTGCGGGCGACTCGCGACGGCTTCAATGAAGAGATCGAGTTCGAGATTGAAGGGCTTCCTGAGGGCGTGACCGCGCAGACGTTCCCGATGCCGAAAGGCCGAGTCGAGATTCCCGTGGTGTTTTCGGCAAGCGGTGACGCGAAGCTGAATGGGGCACTCTTCGATGTTACTGGGCGTGGGAAGCTCGGTGATCGCGAGGTCACCGGAAACCTGCAGCAGAACCACAAAATTGTGCTTGGGCAAAATCGGCGGGCGATGCTTCAGCAATTGACCGACCGTGCTGCGTTGGCTGTTTGCGAAGCGATGCCATTCGACGTCGAGCTTGTTCAACCGAAGACACCGATCTTGCGCCGTGGCGACAAAGAGTTGCTGGTCAAGATTCAACGTCACGAAGGCTTCGATTCTACGGTTTCGATTAAGACGCTCTACACACCGCCCGGAATTGCGGTGAACAACAGTCGTAAGATCGAAAAGGGAAAGACGGAAGTCATCGTCCCGGTGACCGCGAATGCGAATGCCGCGTTGGGCGCCTGGCCGATCGTGATGCAAATCAGCTACGCCACCAAGCGAGGAGCGGCGACTGTCACGACGGCGCCGATCATGCTGGACGTGGAGATGCCCGTGTTTAATTTTTCATTCCCTCGAACCGCTGCCGAAACGGGGACTGAGATCAGCTTGACGGTGGGCGTTGAAAAGCAGCGTGATATTGAAGGTGATCTTGAGATTGAGTTGGTTGGCTTGCCCAACGGGGTAACCAGTCCGGAACCGATCCAAAAGGCCACGCTATCGGACACCGCTGTCACTTTCCCTTTGGTGATTGATGCCAAAGCGAAGACAGGGACTCACAAGACTCTCGTTGTGCGGACTCGCGTCACTCGCGATGGCGAGTCGTTCATGCAAACGGATGGCCAAGGGGAACTTCGAATCGACAAGCCGTTGCCGAAGAAAGAGCCCAAGGCAAAGGAGAAGAAAGCAGAGAAAAAGCCAGTGGCCAAGCCAAAAGCGAAAGCCGCTCCGAAACCGCTCAGTCGTCTCGAACAGCTTCGTCAACAAAAGGAAGCCTCATGA
- a CDS encoding DUF1501 domain-containing protein — protein sequence MACQGNPMIRPGVFGRRGFLVAGSAAGLGLSLPELLMHQAAAEKKQYDFIKAKAKSVIHIFLPGGIAQQESFDPKPYSPLEYRGEMGTVKTNTGEVICNSLPRLAKQADKYCVIRSMSHGEAAHERGTHNMFTGYKPSPALQYPSFGAVVSHEYGPRNNLPAYICIPNVPNEYAGTGYLPSKYSGFALGADPARDDFKVRDLNLAGGVDADRFVRRREMLEKINQRFNSATSADNVSAMNTFYERAYGLLDTPAAKEAFDLSKEDAKMRDRYGRNQAGSRMLMARRLVEAGSRLVTLTYGSWDMHTNLTTGIKSQMPAFDQGVSALLEDLSERGMLDETLVMVTSEFGRTPKINADAGRDHWPKVFSVMLAGGGVKGGIIHGASDATATEPDSDPVSPADLATTMYHLLGIVADKELMAPGARPIEIVDGGKLVNNILV from the coding sequence ATGGCTTGTCAAGGAAATCCAATGATCCGGCCCGGAGTCTTTGGACGCCGTGGTTTTCTAGTGGCGGGCAGTGCCGCGGGGTTGGGCTTGTCGCTCCCCGAATTGCTGATGCATCAGGCGGCTGCGGAAAAAAAACAATACGACTTCATTAAGGCCAAGGCGAAGAGTGTCATCCACATCTTCCTTCCCGGAGGCATTGCACAACAGGAGTCTTTCGACCCGAAGCCTTACAGCCCGCTCGAATACCGTGGCGAGATGGGGACGGTCAAAACGAACACTGGCGAGGTCATTTGTAATTCCTTGCCACGTCTTGCTAAGCAGGCGGACAAGTACTGCGTGATCCGTTCGATGAGCCACGGCGAAGCGGCTCACGAGCGCGGTACGCACAACATGTTCACCGGCTACAAGCCGAGTCCTGCCCTTCAATACCCCAGTTTTGGTGCGGTGGTCAGTCATGAGTACGGACCCCGAAACAATCTGCCAGCTTACATCTGCATTCCCAACGTGCCCAACGAGTATGCCGGCACAGGTTATTTACCCAGTAAGTACAGCGGATTCGCGTTGGGTGCGGATCCGGCTCGCGATGATTTCAAGGTGCGGGATTTGAATCTGGCGGGCGGTGTTGACGCCGATCGTTTTGTGCGACGCCGCGAAATGCTCGAGAAGATCAATCAGCGTTTTAATTCGGCGACTTCCGCTGACAACGTCTCGGCCATGAACACGTTCTATGAACGAGCCTATGGGTTATTAGACACCCCGGCCGCGAAAGAAGCGTTCGACCTGTCCAAGGAAGACGCCAAGATGCGTGACCGTTACGGTCGCAATCAAGCGGGCTCTCGCATGTTGATGGCGCGGCGATTGGTCGAAGCTGGCTCGCGGTTAGTAACCCTGACGTACGGCAGCTGGGACATGCACACGAACTTGACGACCGGGATCAAGAGTCAGATGCCGGCCTTCGATCAAGGCGTGTCCGCGTTGCTGGAAGACCTGTCCGAACGTGGCATGTTGGACGAAACGCTGGTGATGGTTACCAGTGAGTTTGGCCGCACGCCCAAGATCAACGCCGATGCCGGACGTGATCACTGGCCGAAGGTCTTCAGTGTGATGCTGGCCGGTGGCGGAGTGAAGGGTGGCATCATCCACGGTGCTTCGGATGCCACGGCAACGGAGCCCGATTCGGATCCGGTATCGCCTGCTGATTTGGCGACAACCATGTATCACCTGCTCGGCATTGTGGCTGACAAAGAACTGATGGCTCCTGGAGCTCGACCGATCGAAATCGTCGACGGCGGCAAACTAGTCAACAACATTCTTGTCTAG